GCCGAGTGATGTCGGAGTCATCGATTCGGTCCGCGAGCGAAGGATTCGGCGCTATCCAGGATCTGAAACGAAGAGGAACGCACCCTTTCCCGGTGATCGTGCGAGAGGACGAAGATGAAGAATTCGGTGGCGGATCCGGCTACGGCGGCGGCGATAGAAGAATCTCGACCGTGACCGGAGGAAACGGCGGCGATAGGATGAAGATTGGCGCATACTACGAGGAAATGCTGAAGTCAAACCCTACGGACGCTCTTTTGCTTAGAAACTACGGGAAATTCCTGCACGAGgtgattgaaaaatgaaaacTCAATTTCTAGTGCACTCGTTTAATGAATCCTTTCACCTAAAAAGGTGTAAGAGGAAAATTTCATGGATCTGATGATGGATGATGAAATTGCAGGTTGAGAAAGACACGGCGAAAGCGGAGGAATATTACGGAAGAGCGATCCTCGCTAATCCCGGCGACGGCGAACTTCTTTCTCTGTACGGAACGCTGATTTGGGAGACGCAGCGAGATGAAGAGAGAGCCAAATCTTACTTTGACCAGGCCGTTTACGCTGCTCCTGATGATTGGTACTTCCTCCATCttttcttaataataataataataataataaatcacaTAGTAAAGTAATTAGTAATTACAAcaataattgatatttttttatgtgcAGCACGGTGCTGGGATCCTACGCCCACTTCATGTGGGAagcagaggaagaagaggaggaggaggaggaggaggaagttAATGGCTGTGTTTTAAAGTGATTTTTGGTATTTAGAGGTTGTAGAGAGTGCTATATTTTCTATAAATGGCATTTGAATCTGAAAGTTACAAATAAGGATCGTTGTTGTTTGATATGTCTAACCGGAAATAGCTCCAAGTTATAGAATATCAGAGACTGAAAAGTAAATGGCTGCCTCTGTCCCTTCACCCTTCTCCTCCGATCTCGCCACTTCCGGAGACTGTAACattctaatataactttgtaGATCCCGCTTAAATTATGTATGATAGATATTATTGGGATAGACATCGACTTGTAAAATTTTGTTAATGCAATTAATAATAGTGCTAATCGTTTTTACCCAGCATCCTTAGCCTTGTTTTATTAGGCATTATCTTTCCATGTCTACATAATCAATAGTAACGCAGATCTTTTATCTTCTTCTGAGATAATTTTTAGCTAAATCTTAGATTAGTTGTGGACTCTACGTTTATAGTACTCGTTTACTATGTAGCTTTAGATCTGAAAATTAGTACAAAATGGATACTGAATAAATTAGTTGTTAAACTCATCCACTATTAGGCCATTACTCTTCTAAAACAGAGAGAGGTACCTTAACCTTTTTGAACCAAAATTGGTTTTGATTTTCTTAATCCGTTGTTACTTTTCAAGTTGCTTTTCACTTTATTCACTCCTCcttttaagttttaatattAAGATTAAAGCTCAATTCGTCAATATTAATCAATTCCCCGACTAAACTACAGTATCCAAAAGTATATTTAGATTAGTGTTAAGCAGCTTATCTCACCGATAGACTGATAGAGACAACCACATGCCGGCTAATTAAAATTAGCACAATCCAATCAGGGATTATCTTTTTGTTAATTGCACAGTAAGCAATCTCATCACAACTATAGATCACGCTCACTTTCACTGTTCCATTAGAAAAATATCTTAAGTGGGTTTATGAATTAGAGTGAACTCTTGTTCTACAAACAAACAAAGTATTGTTGTTCAATCCTTCAATTGGATTTGCAACATGTCATTTCATGTGGGGAAGAGGAGTATCATAATCTACTTAATGTAATGGACGACAACGCACCTGGTTTTCTTTTTTACGCTATATGATTAACAATTTGAACACATAATTgatggaaaataaaaaataaaaaaaccatATGCTTCAATGTGATAATATCTACTTCTATTGATTAAACTAAgatcttattttgttttttgttttataatGTGATAATATCACACCTGCTTCAGCGAATGAGAAGACAATTTTATGGAggccaaagaaaagaaaaaaaatgtcaaAAATATCAATTTTGATTACATGCAATCATTTAGCTCCCATTTATGATCCCTACTGGAGGATGAAAGCTACCTTCTTTTACATGCTAGATACATTAAAAGCACCATCGCTCTCCGGTTGAATGAAACtcttaattttttataacaCGAACAATGAATATTGATGTAATCACTCATTACAAGTTTGTTTAAATACTGtcgaaaatatataaaaataaaagaaaaataaaaaatgacgGAGTAGTATATAAATTATGTGGGTTAAGTTTTTTTTCGATCGTTGGGTTACAAACtcaacccaaaaaaaaaaaaaagacaccaaacaaATCCTACAtctcaattatattttttttggcaTTGCTATGAAGAATATTAGAATAATGATTACGAATAGGACAATActactaatataaaaatatccaaaatataaaaaaattacacctAATATAAGGACTAacaccaaataaaaaaaaaaggttctCCAACTAAATACTAGAGCTACAATAACTCTTGTTATGTTGTCTCCactttttattgaaatattttGTCTCCACACAGTATAAAAGACCACATTCTTATAATCAATGTCACAGTTGCACacgaaaattattttgatgatcGCACAGTTTCGTTAGCACCATAAGACTTTTCTATTCTTATTCt
The genomic region above belongs to Arachis stenosperma cultivar V10309 chromosome 5, arast.V10309.gnm1.PFL2, whole genome shotgun sequence and contains:
- the LOC130982663 gene encoding uncharacterized protein LOC130982663: MRASLIRTGSVPVLNPVRNCSPRLALPRQASFSGDNSRVQSPSLSIHLDSDGRRDLPPNGIRRVMSESSIRSASEGFGAIQDLKRRGTHPFPVIVREDEDEEFGGGSGYGGGDRRISTVTGGNGGDRMKIGAYYEEMLKSNPTDALLLRNYGKFLHEVEKDTAKAEEYYGRAILANPGDGELLSLYGTLIWETQRDEERAKSYFDQAVYAAPDDCTVLGSYAHFMWEAEEEEEEEEEEEVNGCVLK